From Hippea alviniae EP5-r, one genomic window encodes:
- a CDS encoding TDP-N-acetylfucosamine:lipid II N-acetylfucosaminyltransferase codes for MPFDKHLEFLSKINIIIFNHNRQQGMGNIITLLGFGKKVYVRSDVTCWKMFEEKGIKLFDIKKEIDLRSIDKRVIEMNKKTLKNFFSGDIIKSMEDDF; via the coding sequence ATGCCTTTTGATAAGCATCTTGAATTTTTATCCAAAATTAATATAATTATTTTTAACCATAATAGACAACAAGGGATGGGAAATATAATAACTTTATTAGGGTTTGGTAAAAAGGTTTATGTTAGAAGTGATGTTACTTGTTGGAAAATGTTTGAGGAAAAGGGGATTAAATTGTTTGATATTAAGAAAGAGATAGATTTAAGATCTATTGATAAAAGAGTAATAGAAATGAACAAAAAAACATTAAAAAATTTTTTCTCAGGAGACATTATTAAGTCAATGGAAGATGATTTTTGA